From Oligoflexia bacterium, the proteins below share one genomic window:
- a CDS encoding PilZ domain-containing protein, with protein MGTPVLKTSRRAARRYRYARKEHKIIRFASPRNKRISTTQIFDISESGVSFTTAIKIAPRIGEIIKMDFSPMPGYQIACTGRVARIEEPTQNAHWAKFPDTVKVGVSFLNMPLAYRRTLAQSLRSAFQNLESQKHSRNPFFNFNIRQTWLYQNFASVIISFVLLGGLAWGTYYILTMIDIKRPRQKADWAEGFFNKVIEKQNR; from the coding sequence ATGGGTACACCGGTTTTAAAAACAAGTAGAAGAGCTGCGAGACGCTATCGATACGCTCGCAAAGAACACAAGATCATCCGCTTTGCTTCACCTCGAAACAAACGAATCAGTACCACTCAAATCTTTGATATTTCAGAATCAGGTGTGTCATTTACAACTGCAATTAAAATTGCGCCTCGTATTGGTGAAATTATAAAAATGGATTTCTCTCCAATGCCAGGATACCAAATCGCATGTACAGGGCGTGTAGCTCGCATCGAGGAACCAACTCAAAATGCCCACTGGGCAAAGTTTCCCGATACCGTAAAAGTAGGCGTGTCATTTTTAAACATGCCTCTAGCCTATCGACGCACGTTAGCACAAAGCCTTAGGAGCGCATTTCAAAATCTTGAATCACAAAAGCACTCGCGTAACCCATTTTTTAATTTTAACATCAGGCAAACCTGGCTTTACCAAAATTTTGCCTCGGTAATTATTAGCTTCGTACTTTTAGGTGGACTTGCTTGGGGAACGTATTACATCTTAACAATGATTGATATTAAACGCCCGCGACAGAAAGCTGACTGGGCTGAAGGCTTTTTTAATAAAGTAATTGAGAAACAAAATCGCTAA
- a CDS encoding glutamine synthetase III gives METTGLGPESSPSSERFTALKSAINSPQRKIEKMTSANGKPAPISEYFGINTFGLAHMREKLPKDAYQGLLATLDKGKKLQKETAESIATAIKEWAVSKGATHFCHWFQPMTGLTAEKHDAFITIQYNHHSELRVIERFTGGQLIQGEPDASSFPSGGMRSTFEARGYTAWDPSSPLFIIEDEGGKTLCIPTVFVGYHGQALDNKTPLLRSVEALSNEACEFLKLIGDVDVKRITATLGAEQEYFLIDKNYVALRPDLIMTGRTLLGSPSTRGQQLEDHYFGSIPRRILNFMQEAEFELYKLGIPIKTRHNEVAPAQYELAPIFEDVNISTDHNLLSMEVIRRTALRHGLVCLLHEKPFAGINGSGKHNNWSMSNDKGENLLEPGITPHQNLRFLAVLSIILKAVNDNSAVIRASIATPGNDHRLGANEAPPAIISVFLGSLLGEILDSIEAGEVAQATESQLIDLGVSKVPNISKDYTDRNRTSPFAFTGNKFEFRAVGSSANVAVPMSILNAAVAQSFKEASSRLKELLKKKPTRDEAVMEMIREYVKETKNIRFEGNGYSEEWRKEAKKRGLPILNTSAEALEVFKDTKATAFLSEQKVLSTEEIASRYHIAVERYVKTLEIELMTLSELTTSHVIPAIEKQLRQLQATNSAITNASLKKVHSERLKTLEHVFEEVLTGLDDLEALITKSREGHDESQKMKFIATNAVPSAAKLRDACDHAERLVADELWPLPKYREMLFTSALS, from the coding sequence ATGGAGACCACTGGCCTTGGCCCTGAATCCTCGCCCTCATCGGAACGTTTCACAGCACTTAAATCAGCAATAAATTCACCACAAAGAAAGATTGAAAAGATGACCTCTGCTAATGGTAAACCGGCACCCATATCGGAATACTTTGGTATAAACACATTTGGCCTTGCTCACATGCGCGAAAAACTTCCAAAAGATGCATATCAAGGTTTACTTGCCACACTTGATAAAGGCAAAAAACTTCAAAAAGAAACAGCTGAATCAATCGCCACAGCCATTAAAGAATGGGCCGTAAGTAAAGGGGCAACTCACTTTTGCCACTGGTTTCAACCCATGACTGGCCTCACAGCTGAAAAACATGATGCGTTTATAACCATTCAATACAATCATCACTCAGAACTAAGAGTCATTGAGCGTTTCACTGGGGGGCAACTTATTCAAGGTGAACCTGATGCCTCAAGTTTTCCTTCTGGCGGAATGAGATCCACATTTGAAGCTCGAGGTTATACGGCCTGGGATCCCAGCTCTCCATTATTTATCATCGAAGATGAAGGCGGAAAAACACTTTGTATTCCTACTGTGTTTGTCGGTTACCACGGCCAAGCTTTAGATAATAAAACTCCACTTTTAAGATCAGTTGAAGCCCTATCAAATGAAGCTTGTGAGTTTTTAAAGCTCATTGGCGATGTCGATGTTAAACGCATCACTGCAACTTTGGGCGCTGAACAAGAATATTTTCTCATAGATAAAAACTATGTCGCTCTCAGACCCGATCTTATCATGACAGGTCGCACACTTTTAGGCTCCCCTTCAACACGTGGTCAACAACTTGAAGATCATTATTTCGGATCAATCCCACGTCGAATTTTAAATTTCATGCAAGAAGCTGAGTTTGAACTTTATAAATTAGGGATCCCCATTAAGACCCGTCACAATGAAGTTGCTCCCGCCCAATATGAATTAGCTCCCATATTTGAAGACGTAAATATCTCAACAGACCACAATCTTTTAAGTATGGAAGTTATCAGACGAACTGCTCTTCGCCATGGCCTTGTGTGTTTACTGCATGAAAAACCTTTTGCCGGAATCAACGGATCAGGAAAACACAATAACTGGTCAATGAGTAATGACAAGGGTGAGAACTTGCTTGAACCAGGAATCACACCTCACCAAAACTTAAGATTTTTAGCCGTATTATCGATTATACTTAAAGCGGTTAATGATAATTCAGCTGTAATTAGAGCCTCCATTGCTACCCCGGGTAATGATCACAGACTCGGTGCAAATGAAGCGCCGCCAGCGATTATTTCTGTGTTCTTAGGCAGTTTACTTGGTGAAATTTTAGATAGCATTGAAGCTGGTGAAGTTGCTCAAGCCACTGAAAGTCAACTCATCGATCTAGGTGTGAGTAAAGTTCCTAATATTTCTAAAGACTATACTGATCGTAATCGCACCAGCCCCTTTGCATTCACGGGGAATAAATTTGAATTTAGAGCCGTTGGTTCCTCTGCGAACGTGGCCGTACCGATGTCTATTCTCAACGCCGCGGTTGCGCAGTCATTTAAAGAAGCAAGCAGTCGTTTAAAAGAGCTGCTTAAGAAAAAACCAACTCGTGACGAAGCGGTCATGGAGATGATCAGAGAGTATGTTAAAGAAACAAAAAACATCCGCTTTGAAGGAAATGGTTACTCTGAAGAATGGCGTAAAGAAGCTAAAAAACGGGGCCTTCCAATTTTGAATACTTCAGCTGAAGCGCTTGAAGTCTTTAAAGACACAAAAGCCACAGCTTTTTTATCAGAACAAAAAGTGCTCTCAACAGAAGAGATCGCAAGTCGTTATCATATTGCTGTTGAAAGATACGTGAAGACTCTTGAGATTGAGCTTATGACATTAAGTGAACTCACAACGAGTCATGTGATTCCAGCAATTGAGAAACAACTGAGACAGCTTCAAGCCACTAACTCAGCTATTACCAATGCGTCTTTAAAAAAGGTCCATTCAGAACGTCTAAAAACTTTAGAACATGTTTTTGAAGAAGTTTTAACGGGCCTTGATGATTTAGAAGCACTCATCACTAAAAGCCGTGAAGGCCATGATGAATCACAAAAGATGAAATTTATCGCAACCAACGCAGTTCCAAGTGCGGCTAAACTGCGCGATGCCTGTGATCATGCAGAGCGCTTAGTTGCTGATGAATTATGGCCACTTCCGAAGTACCGCGAAATGTTATTTACCAGCGCTTTATCATAA
- a CDS encoding c-type cytochrome: MSDNHNHDEHKHHVTPFPLYHKVFAGLIGLTILTVVTSLFDFGMFNMVVAMGIATLKAGLVIAIFMQLKYDNLFNKVTFLCSFVFLAIFIIITASDLLFRPNVAPLQIDTSANAAAVAGPDVLNKLRISTPDQIAKGKTLYAVQCATCHGANGQGDGAAAAALNPKPRDFTSGIWKFGASPTRVFTTITKGSPGTGMAAYAGLSAEDRYALVHYVRSLSPKTPADTDEDLKAAGLLGGSSVVEKVQQTAHIDVVLENMAERDQVPFPEQEVRSPNHPGAKIFSQQCAQCHGLSAMGAPVVNIGLNPPVQFISKSWVDAQGSWVGDRGAFVNVVSHGFPGSGMPGMSNFSNQEWSDLHAYVKLLTTK; the protein is encoded by the coding sequence ATGAGCGACAATCATAATCATGACGAACATAAACACCATGTAACACCATTTCCCTTATATCATAAGGTCTTTGCAGGACTTATAGGCCTTACGATATTAACAGTTGTAACATCTTTGTTTGATTTTGGAATGTTTAACATGGTTGTCGCAATGGGCATTGCGACACTTAAAGCAGGTCTTGTCATAGCGATTTTCATGCAGCTCAAATATGACAACCTATTTAACAAAGTCACTTTTTTATGTTCGTTTGTTTTTCTAGCGATTTTTATTATCATCACTGCAAGTGATCTTTTATTCAGACCCAATGTAGCTCCACTACAAATAGACACAAGTGCAAATGCGGCTGCTGTAGCAGGGCCTGATGTTCTCAATAAACTAAGAATTTCTACTCCAGATCAAATAGCAAAAGGCAAAACACTCTATGCTGTTCAATGTGCTACTTGTCACGGAGCTAACGGTCAAGGTGATGGAGCCGCTGCTGCTGCACTGAATCCAAAACCACGTGATTTCACTAGTGGCATTTGGAAATTTGGCGCATCCCCCACACGTGTGTTTACGACAATTACTAAAGGATCCCCCGGCACAGGCATGGCTGCATATGCGGGTTTATCTGCTGAAGATCGTTATGCACTCGTTCACTACGTGCGTAGTCTATCTCCAAAAACTCCAGCTGATACAGATGAAGATTTAAAAGCGGCCGGCCTTTTAGGCGGCTCAAGTGTTGTTGAGAAAGTTCAACAAACAGCTCACATTGATGTTGTATTAGAAAACATGGCAGAGCGTGATCAGGTTCCATTTCCTGAGCAAGAAGTAAGAAGCCCAAATCACCCAGGGGCAAAGATATTTAGCCAGCAATGCGCTCAGTGCCACGGCTTAAGTGCAATGGGTGCACCTGTGGTTAATATTGGCCTTAACCCACCTGTGCAGTTTATTTCTAAAAGCTGGGTAGATGCACAAGGTTCTTGGGTTGGAGATCGTGGAGCATTTGTAAATGTAGTCTCTCACGGTTTTCCAGGTAGCGGGATGCCAGGAATGTCAAATTTCTCAAATCAAGAGTGGTCAGATCTTCACGCCTATGTGAAACTTTTGACGACAAAATAA
- a CDS encoding cytochrome c oxidase subunit 3 family protein: MSSDEHKPHVVEGTNHVIPHHFQSAFHEFDASKFGMWLFLVTEVLTFGVLFVAYVMFRALNPEMFHEASLHLNKWLGGLNTIVLLLSSLTMAKAVGYVQRNNRKRAVQMLWITLACAATFMVVKYFEYSHKFHEGLLTAKYFTFKGFESANPGLFFSLYFMMTGLHGIHVTIGMGIIAWVLWRTRRGDFNENYFTPVELTALFWHLVDLIWIYLFPLLYLIG, translated from the coding sequence ATGAGTTCTGACGAACACAAGCCTCATGTCGTTGAGGGAACAAATCACGTTATTCCTCATCACTTTCAAAGTGCATTTCATGAATTTGACGCTTCAAAATTTGGAATGTGGCTATTTCTAGTCACAGAGGTTTTGACATTTGGCGTTTTATTTGTGGCTTATGTAATGTTTCGAGCACTTAACCCTGAGATGTTTCACGAAGCCAGTCTCCATTTAAATAAATGGCTTGGTGGCTTAAATACGATCGTTTTACTTTTGAGCAGTCTCACGATGGCAAAAGCTGTAGGGTATGTTCAGCGTAATAATCGTAAACGTGCGGTGCAAATGCTCTGGATCACCTTGGCGTGTGCGGCCACTTTTATGGTGGTAAAATATTTTGAGTATTCACATAAATTTCACGAAGGTCTTTTAACTGCAAAATATTTTACGTTTAAAGGCTTTGAATCAGCTAATCCGGGTTTATTTTTCTCACTCTATTTTATGATGACGGGTCTTCACGGAATTCACGTCACTATTGGTATGGGTATTATCGCTTGGGTTTTGTGGCGCACAAGGCGAGGCGATTTTAACGAGAATTATTTTACACCGGTTGAATTAACCGCATTATTTTGGCATTTAGTAGACTTAATTTGGATTTATTTGTTCCCACTACTTTATCTGATTGGATGA
- a CDS encoding thiamine pyrophosphate-dependent dehydrogenase E1 component subunit alpha has protein sequence MAVARKPPLLEIYELMVKSRVLEERLIKIYKSGEGFFWIGGPGQEAFDVTLGMLLKKGQGLDYDWFHGHYRSTPVLIAMGLEMIDSVRMMKNLATDKSSHGRNFCNHYAIPEWNVAPISSPIEVQYSIALGTALAQKQHGGSGITVVTGGDAGTAESDFASCLVWASRPLEELPMLILVQDNHWGISTPYEGQHGEKNIADRGKAFGIKTAVIDGNDVEESWNALSEAFAYIRKEKKPYLLQANVSRLYGHSSASGANFVTQEADCIKILEQKLVKQKLLTESKIKEIWDKYQDESMKALNQARTEPAPTAESIWEYVYADNENADWRKF, from the coding sequence ATGGCCGTCGCTAGAAAACCACCTTTGCTTGAGATCTATGAACTCATGGTCAAATCGCGTGTTTTAGAAGAACGCCTTATTAAAATTTATAAATCAGGTGAAGGGTTTTTCTGGATCGGCGGACCCGGTCAGGAAGCTTTTGACGTAACTCTGGGCATGCTTCTTAAAAAGGGGCAAGGCCTTGATTATGACTGGTTTCATGGGCATTACCGATCAACCCCAGTGCTTATTGCAATGGGATTAGAAATGATTGACTCCGTTAGGATGATGAAAAACCTTGCGACCGATAAATCTTCTCATGGTCGCAATTTTTGCAATCACTATGCGATTCCAGAGTGGAACGTTGCACCCATTTCATCACCCATTGAAGTTCAATATTCCATTGCCTTAGGGACTGCCCTTGCACAAAAACAACATGGGGGTAGTGGTATTACTGTGGTAACCGGTGGAGACGCTGGAACCGCAGAATCTGATTTCGCATCGTGTCTAGTTTGGGCGAGTCGGCCTCTAGAGGAACTTCCAATGCTCATCCTAGTGCAAGATAATCATTGGGGTATTTCAACACCCTATGAAGGCCAACATGGTGAAAAAAATATCGCCGATCGTGGAAAAGCTTTTGGAATAAAAACTGCCGTTATTGATGGTAACGATGTTGAAGAATCTTGGAATGCTTTGAGCGAGGCATTTGCATATATTAGAAAAGAAAAAAAGCCCTATTTACTTCAAGCAAATGTATCAAGACTGTATGGTCATTCATCTGCATCTGGAGCCAATTTTGTTACTCAAGAAGCAGATTGCATTAAAATTTTAGAGCAAAAACTAGTTAAACAAAAACTGCTAACTGAAAGTAAAATCAAAGAAATCTGGGATAAGTATCAAGATGAAAGCATGAAGGCACTTAACCAGGCTCGAACAGAACCTGCGCCTACGGCTGAGTCAATTTGGGAATATGTTTATGCAGATAACGAAAACGCTGATTGGAGAAAATTTTAA
- a CDS encoding cbb3-type cytochrome c oxidase subunit I yields MSSQVSGGEINYLNAEKGIKSWLYTLDHKRIGIMYLFTTLFFFACGGIFALLIRIEHLTPTKTIMDPNQYNIAFTLHGAIMVFMFIIPNVPAAFGNFLLPIMIGAKDVAFPRLNLLSYYILWAGALLAVISIVAGGVDTGWTFYTPYSIRTSTAVILMATGVFVMGFSSILTGLNFIATVHKMRAPGLTFHKLPLFIWGIYATAIIQVIATPVIALTVILLVMERVFGIGFFDPTLGGDPILFQHFFWFYSHPAVYIMIVPGMAIISEIIPAFSKKTIFGYKPIAYSSLAIAFASFIVWGHHMFVSGQSYLASMLFSVATIIIGVPTAIKIINWVVTMYKGQVSWDTPMLYAMCFIFMFSIGGLTGLFHIALSVSVHLHDTYFVVAHFHYVMMGGTVMAMFGGLYYWWPKMFGVMYNEKLGRISAAIMFIGFNVTFGSQFILGNLGMPRRYFDYMPRYQPLHIVSTVGSWFIALSFLLTMGILFYSLKRGKKAPMNPWGAKSLEWTISSPPPTENFISDPIITEPYPYGTPPAHGGHS; encoded by the coding sequence ATGTCTAGCCAAGTAAGTGGTGGTGAAATAAATTATCTTAATGCAGAAAAAGGCATTAAGTCGTGGCTCTATACCTTAGATCATAAACGCATCGGCATTATGTATCTATTTACGACTTTGTTTTTCTTCGCTTGTGGTGGCATTTTCGCTCTACTCATTAGAATTGAGCATCTCACACCTACCAAGACAATCATGGACCCTAATCAATACAATATCGCATTCACTCTTCATGGCGCGATAATGGTCTTTATGTTTATCATTCCAAACGTGCCTGCAGCTTTTGGAAACTTTTTACTTCCGATTATGATCGGCGCAAAAGACGTCGCATTTCCGAGATTAAATTTACTAAGTTATTATATTTTATGGGCTGGAGCACTACTTGCAGTTATATCAATCGTCGCTGGCGGAGTAGACACGGGTTGGACCTTCTACACACCTTACAGTATTCGCACAAGTACAGCGGTCATACTTATGGCCACAGGTGTGTTTGTCATGGGTTTCTCCTCTATTTTAACAGGGTTAAATTTTATTGCGACTGTTCATAAAATGAGAGCTCCTGGTTTAACATTTCATAAGTTGCCTTTATTTATCTGGGGCATTTACGCAACAGCAATCATTCAAGTTATCGCAACACCCGTTATTGCATTAACCGTTATACTTCTTGTAATGGAACGTGTGTTTGGTATTGGTTTTTTTGACCCTACACTTGGTGGGGATCCAATTTTGTTTCAGCATTTCTTTTGGTTTTATTCTCATCCTGCTGTTTACATTATGATTGTTCCAGGAATGGCTATTATTTCAGAAATTATTCCTGCATTTTCTAAAAAAACAATTTTTGGCTACAAGCCAATTGCGTATTCAAGTTTAGCTATCGCTTTTGCTAGTTTTATTGTTTGGGGTCACCATATGTTCGTAAGTGGCCAATCTTATTTAGCCAGCATGCTCTTCTCAGTTGCGACAATCATCATTGGTGTACCCACAGCAATTAAGATCATCAACTGGGTTGTAACCATGTACAAAGGCCAAGTCTCTTGGGATACACCCATGCTCTACGCCATGTGTTTTATCTTCATGTTTTCAATTGGCGGTTTGACAGGCCTTTTTCACATAGCACTTTCAGTTTCAGTACATCTCCATGACACATACTTTGTAGTGGCCCATTTTCATTACGTCATGATGGGTGGCACAGTCATGGCGATGTTTGGTGGCCTTTACTACTGGTGGCCTAAGATGTTTGGGGTCATGTATAATGAGAAATTAGGTCGCATAAGTGCAGCAATCATGTTTATCGGTTTTAACGTAACGTTTGGTTCGCAATTTATTTTAGGTAATCTAGGCATGCCACGACGTTATTTTGATTACATGCCAAGATATCAACCACTTCACATTGTCTCAACAGTAGGTTCTTGGTTTATCGCCTTAAGCTTCTTACTCACGATGGGAATTTTATTTTATTCACTAAAACGTGGAAAAAAGGCACCGATGAATCCATGGGGAGCAAAATCTCTTGAATGGACAATTTCATCACCTCCTCCAACTGAAAATTTTATTTCTGATCCAATCATTACAGAACCCTATCCGTATGGAACACCACCAGCACATGGAGGACATTCATGA
- a CDS encoding transketolase C-terminal domain-containing protein: MANMAQAIRMALHYGEENLGVKNIFGQDVGPPLGGVFTATQGLKTTWNTPLDERGIIGMAIGLAMAGSRCVAEIQFCDYIFNTIDLLKIGGNTCWATYGQFPIAMTVMTPVGSGIRGSLYHSHSFDSWATRLPGWKIVMPSNSLDAYGLLISAMKENNPVLFLKPKALLRVRGDELIPGEPENEKDLKNMIDAPLGDRSKWKPQWPKVTDFSVPIGQGKITRTGDHATVVSWGRLLPVCMQAAEELSSQGHSVEVIDLRSLYPYDWQMIKNSVMKTRRVIFVNEDTEISNFGEHLLRRTVEELFYHLDAKPRVIAGKHLPGIGLHPVLEDNSVPQLHHVIHELKELLTEVP; encoded by the coding sequence ATGGCAAACATGGCACAAGCAATTCGAATGGCGCTCCACTACGGTGAAGAAAATCTCGGTGTTAAAAACATTTTTGGCCAAGACGTAGGCCCTCCATTGGGTGGTGTTTTTACTGCAACCCAAGGTTTAAAAACCACCTGGAATACTCCACTCGATGAACGTGGAATCATCGGCATGGCTATTGGCCTTGCGATGGCGGGGAGTCGGTGTGTTGCTGAGATTCAGTTTTGCGATTATATTTTTAATACCATTGATCTTTTAAAAATTGGTGGAAACACCTGCTGGGCAACTTATGGTCAGTTTCCTATTGCTATGACTGTTATGACGCCTGTGGGTTCTGGTATTCGAGGTTCACTCTATCATAGTCATAGTTTTGATTCTTGGGCAACGCGACTTCCTGGTTGGAAAATTGTCATGCCCTCAAATAGTCTTGATGCCTATGGTCTTTTGATTTCTGCGATGAAAGAAAATAATCCGGTATTGTTTCTTAAACCCAAAGCACTTTTACGTGTGAGAGGTGATGAGCTTATACCTGGTGAACCTGAAAATGAAAAAGATCTTAAAAACATGATAGATGCTCCATTAGGAGATCGATCAAAATGGAAACCACAATGGCCAAAGGTTACTGATTTTAGTGTGCCCATTGGGCAAGGTAAAATCACACGAACGGGTGATCACGCAACTGTAGTGAGTTGGGGTAGGTTATTACCTGTTTGCATGCAAGCAGCTGAGGAGCTTAGTTCCCAAGGCCATAGCGTTGAAGTGATAGATCTAAGGTCATTGTACCCGTACGATTGGCAAATGATTAAAAATTCTGTCATGAAAACAAGACGAGTTATATTTGTAAATGAAGACACAGAAATTTCAAATTTTGGTGAACATCTTTTACGACGTACTGTAGAAGAATTATTTTATCATCTTGATGCCAAGCCAAGAGTGATTGCGGGGAAACATCTTCCAGGAATTGGTTTACACCCAGTCTTAGAAGATAATAGTGTGCCTCAACTTCATCATGTGATTCATGAGCTTAAAGAATTACTCACAGAAGTTCCTTGA
- a CDS encoding polysaccharide deacetylase family protein, with the protein MKFLLSFFSLILLNNTAFAEPTYLPETEVISAEVNAMRDLVDAHIITGNAKALHEGLLDLYALKKAERNGDYAQVKRILKGRDRACFNDQELNYYATNELTGKELQTKEVVLTFDDGPHPTLTIAMANLLERNRIDGTFFQVGRNIKAYPHVSQELHSRGFLLANHSWSHQNFKNLSDASINAQIDNTQNILLSVMGGIDSLNQFYRNHFAQGFDLNRVLQAPEFLRTPYGSRDKRVLDLILANTVSQTCRGSECRPNRLNHAMWLIDSLDWSDKNPVSITNRVFKQLGMYGNRGIILFHEIHPQTYKALEIIIPRLIVEGYRIVTIYDALKAQKMTRIDPPGSIRLRAL; encoded by the coding sequence ATGAAATTTCTTTTAAGCTTTTTTAGCCTTATACTTTTAAACAACACAGCTTTTGCTGAGCCGACATACTTACCCGAAACAGAAGTCATTTCAGCAGAAGTAAACGCCATGAGAGATCTCGTTGATGCCCACATCATCACTGGAAATGCAAAAGCTCTTCATGAAGGGTTACTTGACCTCTATGCACTTAAAAAGGCAGAAAGAAATGGTGATTATGCGCAGGTAAAGCGAATACTCAAGGGCCGCGATCGCGCCTGTTTTAATGATCAAGAACTCAACTATTACGCAACGAACGAACTCACAGGAAAAGAACTTCAAACTAAAGAAGTTGTTTTAACATTTGATGATGGCCCCCACCCTACCCTTACTATTGCGATGGCTAATCTTTTAGAACGAAATCGTATTGACGGGACTTTTTTTCAAGTTGGAAGAAATATAAAAGCATACCCTCATGTAAGCCAAGAACTTCACTCCAGGGGATTTCTTTTAGCAAATCATAGCTGGAGTCATCAAAACTTTAAAAATCTCAGTGATGCTTCTATCAATGCTCAAATTGATAACACCCAAAATATTTTATTATCAGTAATGGGTGGCATAGATTCACTTAATCAGTTTTATCGAAATCATTTTGCCCAAGGTTTTGATCTTAATCGAGTACTACAGGCTCCTGAATTTCTTAGAACACCTTATGGTTCTAGAGACAAACGCGTACTTGATCTAATTTTAGCAAATACTGTTAGCCAGACATGTCGAGGTTCTGAGTGTAGACCAAATCGCCTTAATCACGCCATGTGGCTTATTGATTCACTTGATTGGTCTGATAAAAATCCAGTGAGTATTACAAATCGTGTTTTTAAACAATTAGGTATGTACGGAAATCGTGGGATAATTTTATTTCATGAGATACATCCCCAAACCTATAAAGCCTTAGAAATTATAATTCCAAGACTCATAGTTGAAGGCTATCGCATCGTCACAATCTATGATGCTCTTAAAGCTCAAAAAATGACACGAATTGATCCACCAGGAAGTATTAGACTCAGAGCACTTTAA
- a CDS encoding plastocyanin/azurin family copper-binding protein produces the protein MQKITLILITFLAITSCTKKSDNNAANSINNTPTLSVIGESMQFDKTELTVKAGEKVTLIFKNPSTTLEHNWLLTQKGKENDIGLAGIKVGKAKQFVPDDPAVLAHTRLVEPGGQDTITFTAPPAGDYPYICTNAGHHMVMKGILHSK, from the coding sequence ATGCAAAAAATCACACTTATATTAATTACTTTTTTGGCCATTACTTCATGTACAAAAAAATCAGATAATAACGCAGCTAACAGCATCAATAATACCCCAACACTTTCTGTAATCGGCGAATCCATGCAGTTTGATAAAACAGAACTCACCGTAAAAGCTGGCGAAAAAGTAACACTTATTTTTAAAAACCCTTCAACGACACTTGAACATAATTGGCTGCTCACACAAAAAGGTAAAGAGAATGATATTGGTCTTGCTGGAATCAAAGTCGGCAAGGCAAAACAATTTGTTCCTGATGATCCAGCAGTTCTAGCCCACACCCGCTTAGTAGAACCCGGTGGCCAAGACACCATCACCTTCACAGCCCCTCCGGCTGGTGATTACCCCTACATTTGTACTAATGCAGGACATCACATGGTGATGAAAGGGATCCTTCATTCAAAATAA
- a CDS encoding SWIB/MDM2 domain-containing protein → MAAKKKVAKKPVKRKAGGAFMKPLTPSSLLAEVVGSKDLPRTEVVKKLWVYIKKHGLQDAKNRRMINADENLKPIFGGKKQVSMFEMTKYVSKHLS, encoded by the coding sequence ATGGCTGCTAAGAAAAAAGTTGCAAAGAAGCCCGTAAAAAGAAAAGCTGGCGGAGCGTTCATGAAACCATTAACACCCAGCTCATTATTAGCTGAAGTTGTTGGTTCAAAAGACCTTCCCCGCACTGAAGTTGTTAAAAAATTGTGGGTATACATCAAAAAGCACGGCCTACAAGATGCAAAAAACCGTCGCATGATCAATGCTGATGAGAACTTGAAGCCTATTTTTGGCGGCAAAAAACAAGTAAGCATGTTTGAAATGACCAAATATGTAAGCAAACACCTCAGCTGA